The Drosophila mauritiana strain mau12 chromosome 2R, ASM438214v1, whole genome shotgun sequence genome has a segment encoding these proteins:
- the LOC117137303 gene encoding ecdysone receptor isoform X3, with the protein MDTCGLVAELAHYIDAYGRDDLSPSSSLNGYSANESCDAKKSKKGPAPRVQEELCLVCGDRASGYHYNALTCEGCKGFFRRSVTKSAVYCCKFGRACEMDMYMRRKCQECRLKKCLAVGMRPECVVPENQCAMKRREKKAQKEKDKMTTSPSSQHGGNGSLGSGGGQDFVKKEILDLMTCEPPQHATIPLLPDEILAKCQARNIPSLTYNQLAVIYKLIWYQDGYEQPSEEDLRRIMSQPDENESQTDVSFRHITEITILTVQLIVEFAKGLPAFTKIPQEDQITLLKACSSEVMMLRMARRYDHSSDSIFFANNRSYTRDSYKMAGMADNIEDLLHFCRQMFSMKVDNVEYALLTAIVIFSDRPGLEKAQLVEAIQSYYIDTLRIYILNRHCGDSMSLVFYAKLLSILTELRTLGNQNAEMCFSLKLKNRKLPKFLEEIWDVHAIPPSVQSHLQMTQEENERLERAERMRASVGGAITAGIDCDSASTSAAAAAAQHQPQPPPQPQPQPPSLTQNDSQHQTQPQLQPQLQPQLPPQLQGQLQPQLQPQLQTQLQPQIQAQPQLLPVSVSAPVPASVTTPGSLSAVSTSSEYMGGSAAIGPITPATTSSITAAVTASSTTSAVPMGNGVGVGVGVGGNVSMYANAQTAMALMGVALHSHQEQLIGGVAVKSEHSTTA; encoded by the exons GTCGCGATGATCTCTCGCCTTCGAGCAGCTTGAACGGATACTCGGCGAACGAAAGCTGCGATGCGAAGAAGAGCAAGAAGGGACCTGCGCCGCGGGTGCAGGAGGAGCTGTGCCTGGTTTGCGGCGACAGGGCCTCCGGCTACCACTACAACGCCCTCACCTGTGAGGGCTGCAAGGGCTTCTTTCGACGCAGCGTTACGAAGAGCGCCGTCTACTGCTGCAAGTTCGGGCGCGCCTGCGAAATGGACATGTACATGAGGCGAAAGTGTCAGGAGTGCCGCCTGAAAAAGTGCCTGGCCGTGGGCATGCGGCCGGAGTGCGTCGTCCCGGAGAACCAGTGTGCGATGAAGCGGCGCGAAAAGAAGGCCCAGAAGGAGAAAGACAAAATGACCACTTCGCCCAGCTCTCAGCACGGCGGCAACGGCAGCTTGGGCTCTGGTGGCGGCCAAGACTTTGTTAAGAAGGAGATTCTTGACCTTATGACATGCGAGCCGCCCCAGCATGCCACTATTCCG CTACTACCTGATGAAATATTGGCCAAGTGTCAAGCGCGCAATATACCTTCCTTAACGTACAATCAGTTGGCCGTTATATACAAGTTAATTTGGTACCAGGATGGCTATGAGCAGCCATCTGAAGAGGATCTCAGGCGCATAATG AGTCAACCCGATGAGAACGAGAGCCAAACGGACGTCAGCTTTCGGCACATAACCGAGATAACCATACTCACGGTCCAGTTGATTGTTGAGTTTGCTAAAGGTCTACCAGCGTTTACAAAGATACCCCAGGAGGACCAGATCACGTTACTAAAG GCCTGCTCGTCGGAGGTGATGATGCTGCGTATGGCACGACGCTACGACCACAGCTCGGACTCAATATTCTTCGCGAATAATAGATCATATACGCGGGATTCTTACAAAATGGCCGGAATGGCTGATAACATTGAAGACCTGCTGCATTTCTGCCGCCAAATGTTCTCGATGAAGGTGGACAACGTCGAATACGCGCTTCTCACTGCCATTGTGATCTTCTCGGACCGGCCGGGCCTGGAGAAGGCCCAACTAGTCGAAGCGATCCAGAGCTACTACATCGACACGCTACGCATTTATATACTCAACCGCCACTGCGGCGACTCAATGAGCCTCGTCTTCTACGCAAAGCTGCTCTCGATCCTCACCGAGCTGCGTACGCTGGGCAACCAGAACGCCGAGATGTGTTTCTCACTAAAGCTCAAAAACCGCAAACTGCCCAAGTTCCTCGAGGAGATCTGGGACGTTCATGCCATCCCGCCATCGGTCCAGTCGCACCTTCAGATGACCCAGGAGGAGAACGAGCGCCTCGAGCGGGCTGAGCGTATGCGGGCATCGGTTGGGGGCGCCATTACCGCCGGCATTGATTGCGACTCTGCCTCCACTTCGGCGGCGGCAGCCGCGGCCCAGCATCAGCCTCAGCCTCCGCCCCAGCCCCAGCCCCAACCCCCCTCCCTGACCCAGAACGACTCCCAGCACCAGACACAGCCGCAGCTGCAACCTCAGCTGCAACCTCAGCTACCACCTCAGCTGCAAGGTCAACTGCAACCCCAGCTCCAACCACAGCTTCAGACGCAACTCCAGCCACAGATTCAAGCACAGCCACAGCTCCTtcccgtttccgtttccgctccCGTGCCCGCCTCCGTTACCACACCTGGTTCCTTGTCGGCGGTCAGTACGAGCAGCGAATACATGGGCGGAAGTGCGGCCATAGGACCCATCACGCCGGCAACCACCAGCAGTATCACGGCTGCCGTTACCGCTAGCTCCACCACATCAGCAGTACCGATGGGGAACGGAGTGGGAGTCGGTGTTGGGGTGGGCGGAAACGTCAGCATGTATGCGAACGCCCAGACGGCGATGGCCTTGATGGGCGTAGCCCTGCATTCGCACCAAGAGCAGCTTATCGGGGGAGTGGCGGTCAAGTCGGAGCACTCGACGACTGCATAG